GCGCCTGCCTCACCTACGCGGGGGCCTGCGCGGGCGCCGCGGTCACGACGATCGAGGGCCTCGACGCGGACGCGATCGCGGGCGAACTGCGGGCCGCCTTCAACCGCGAGCACGCGCTCCAGTGCGGCTACTGCACGCCCGGGATGCTGGTGGCCGCCCGCGATTTGGTCTTGCGGCTGCCCGAGGCCGACGAGCGGCGGATCCGCGTCGGCCTGTCGGGCAACCTGTGCCGCTGCACCGGCTATGCCGGCATCGTCCGGGCCGTGATGGCGGTGATCGCGGAAAGGCGCGGGCGCGGCATCCCCCCGGAGACCGGTGCGGCGCGGCCGCTCGGCCCGGTCGGCGCCCGGATCGGCGACGCGGCTTTCGCGCCCCTGGAACCGCCGGCGGATCGGATCGCCCCGGCGGCGCCCGCGGCCGTCGCGGACCTGTCCGACGCGTTCACCCCGGCCCACGGCTTCACGCAGGTGCTCGACCTCCTCCACCCGCCGGAGGCCGTCTTCGCCCTGCTGGGCGACATCGCGGCGGTCGCCGCCTGCCTGCCGGGCGCGGTGCTCACGGCGCGGCCCGCCCCCGACACGGTCGAGGGCGGCCTGCAGGTGCGGATCGGGCCGATCGCCGCGACGTTCCGCGGCCGCGCCCGCCTCGCGCGGGACGAGGCCGCCCGGACCGGCGCGGTCCACGGGGCCGGCACCGACGCGGGCGGCCGCTCGGCGACCGAGGGCCGGATCCGCTACCGGGTCGAGGCTGGGCCGACGCCCGGCACCGCCCGGGTCGAACTCGACGTCGGCTACACCCTGACCGGGCCGCTCGCGCAGTTCGGCCGGCCCGGCCTCGTGCGCGACCTCGCCGGCCGCATCGCCGCGGAGTTCACCCGCAACCTCGATGCCCGGCTCTCGGGTGTCGCAGCGCCGGTGCCCGTCGGCCTCAACCCGCTCCGCCTGCTCCTCGGCCTCGCCCGCGCGCGCCTCGCCGCGTGGTTCGGCCGCGCCTGATCCCATCCCGCCCCAACGCACCGGAGACACGCGAATGCTAGGCAGGTTCACCCTCACGACCGCGATCCTGCTGGCGCTGACGGCCACCGGCGCACGGGCGGAGGCGATCCGCATCGGCGTCAACGAGCCGCTGACCGGGCCGTTCGCGGCCTCGGGCACCTACGTGGTCAACGGCGCCAAGATCGCCGCCGACGAGATCAACGCCAAGGGCGGCGTCCTCGGGAAGAAGCTCGAACTCGTGATCGAGGACAACAAGAGCAACCCGACCGAGGCCGCCGCGGTCGCCGAGAAGCTGATCACCAGCGATAAGACCCCGGTGATGATGGGCGCCTGGGGCTCCAGCCTGACGCTGGCTGTGATGCCCAAGCTCGCGGATTACGAGACGCCGATGCTGGTCGAGACCTCCTCGTCCGGCAAGATCACGACCTCCGGCAACCCCTACGTGTTCCGGATCTCGCCGCCCTCGTCGCTCGAGGCCGAGACCTTCGCGCCCATGGTCGGCCGCCTCGGGCTGAAGAAGGTCGACTTCCTTGTCCTCAACAACGATTTCGGCCGCGGCGCCGCGACCGATTTCGGCAAGATGCTCAAGGACAAGGGCGTGACGGTCGGCCTCGTCGAGACCATGGACCAGGGCGCGCAGGACATGAGCGCCCAGCTCGCCAAGCTGAAGGCGTCGGATTCCGACACGATCATGATCACGAGCTCGGTCGATCAGCTCGTGCTGCTGTTCAAGCAGATGGCGGCGCTCGGCCTGAAGAAGCGGGTCATCACCACCGGCGGATCCCAAAACCCGGACCAGATCATCGCCCAGGCCGGCGCGGCCGCCGACGGCACGATGCACCTGACGACCTTCCTGCCCTGGTCGCCCGACAAGACGCCGGACCCGAAGGCTACCGAGGCCTTCATCGCCGCGTGGAAGACGCGCGGCTTCGACTTCGCCGGCGTCACCGAGAGCTTCCGCGGCTACGACGGCATCCGCGCGATCGCCCACGCCATCGAGAAGGCGGGTTCGGCCGATCCGTCCGCGATCACCAAGGCCTTCTGGTCGGTCGACTTCGTCGGGCTCAACGGGCCGATCCGCTTCGCCAAGGCCGGCCCCGCCGGGAAGGAGAGCGGCCAGAGCAAGCCCGACGTCTACCTCATCGAGATCAAGAACGGGACGGTGATCGTGCCGGCGCTGTGAGCGCCCCTGGGCCGGCGCTCTGATGCCGGCCCCCTCGCCCGTCCGCCGGCCTCCGGGCCGGGGCGCACCCTCGGAGGCCGCCCGTGAACGAACTGATCCAGCACCTCGTCAACGCCCTCATCCTCGGCGGCACCTACGCGCTGCTGGGGATCGGCCTGACGCTGATCTTCGGGATCATGAACGTCGTGAACTTCACCCACGGCGCGCTCTACACGGTCGGCGCCTACGTCATGTACCTCGCGGTCGCCGCGCTGGGACTGAACTTCTTCCTGGCGCTTCCTGTGGCGATCCTCGGCGGGCTCCTGCTCGGGGCCGCGATCGAGTTGCTGCTGCTGCGCCCGTTCCGAGGCTCGGACATCGACACCACCATGCTGGTGATGATCGGCGCCGGCATCGTCCTGCAATCGGGCACGCTCTGGACCTTCGGCGGCGTCGCCAAGGCGATCCCCGCGCCCTTTCCCGAGGCGCCGC
This genomic window from Methylobacterium oryzae contains:
- a CDS encoding xanthine dehydrogenase family Fe-S subunit, with the protein product MSAALAEPGTSRMALALTVNGRAVRVAAEPRSHLGDVLRDGLDLTGTHLGCEHGVCGACTVLLDGEPARACLTYAGACAGAAVTTIEGLDADAIAGELRAAFNREHALQCGYCTPGMLVAARDLVLRLPEADERRIRVGLSGNLCRCTGYAGIVRAVMAVIAERRGRGIPPETGAARPLGPVGARIGDAAFAPLEPPADRIAPAAPAAVADLSDAFTPAHGFTQVLDLLHPPEAVFALLGDIAAVAACLPGAVLTARPAPDTVEGGLQVRIGPIAATFRGRARLARDEAARTGAVHGAGTDAGGRSATEGRIRYRVEAGPTPGTARVELDVGYTLTGPLAQFGRPGLVRDLAGRIAAEFTRNLDARLSGVAAPVPVGLNPLRLLLGLARARLAAWFGRA
- a CDS encoding ABC transporter substrate-binding protein — encoded protein: MLGRFTLTTAILLALTATGARAEAIRIGVNEPLTGPFAASGTYVVNGAKIAADEINAKGGVLGKKLELVIEDNKSNPTEAAAVAEKLITSDKTPVMMGAWGSSLTLAVMPKLADYETPMLVETSSSGKITTSGNPYVFRISPPSSLEAETFAPMVGRLGLKKVDFLVLNNDFGRGAATDFGKMLKDKGVTVGLVETMDQGAQDMSAQLAKLKASDSDTIMITSSVDQLVLLFKQMAALGLKKRVITTGGSQNPDQIIAQAGAAADGTMHLTTFLPWSPDKTPDPKATEAFIAAWKTRGFDFAGVTESFRGYDGIRAIAHAIEKAGSADPSAITKAFWSVDFVGLNGPIRFAKAGPAGKESGQSKPDVYLIEIKNGTVIVPAL